The stretch of DNA TGGTGACGGTGTATTTTGAGAAGACAAATGCCCTTATTCCGATTGTTCACGAGCCTTCTTTTATGAAAGGTCTCCTGTCGGGAAAGCATCACGTTGATCCATCGTTTGGACAAATTGTGCTTTTAGTCTGTGCTAATGGAGCTAGATATTCTACAGACCCCCGTGCATGCTATGCACCAGAATCTCAGCATTCGAGTATGTCTAACGGTTGGCAATTTTTCCGTCAAGTACCGTTACATCGACGGCAAATGTTCTACACAACTACCGTCTATGATTTACAATACTACGCTGTCAGTAACCCCTTGATTAGAGTTGACCTGAAACTTATGATGATCCAGCTTGCTGCAATCTTCGTGAATGGTTCAGCGCTGTGCTCTGTTTCTTCCAATATTGTGGGCATTGGACTACGCTACGCCATAGAAATAGGAGCTCATCGCAGAAATGGCCAAACTCAACCTTCATTTGAGAACGAACATTCGAAACGGGCATTCTGGTGAACACAGAGATCTTTATCATTCCTTGATCCCTAATTTTTCGTTACTCTCAGGGTACTTTTCTGTTTAGATGCTCTTCTAAATTCGTTCTACGGCAGACCTGCTGGAATCTCGCATGACAGGTATATTCACCCTGATCTTCAACTATAGACCAGTCTCCATTTGTCTTACTAATGATTAGTTTTGATTTGGAGTATCCAGTTGAATGCGACGACGAATACTGGGACCACGAAGACCCACAGAAACGTTTTAGACAACCGCCTGGAAAGCCCTGTTCCATGTCGAACTTTATCCACTTGATCAAGCTGTGCGAAATCCTCAGTTTCTCGTCCAGAACCCTATATTCCACGAAGAAATCTAAACTCGTTTCAGGGTACTTTGGAGAGGACTGGGAGATGCGAATGGTTGCCGAACTGGATTCTTCACTCAATAAATGGAGAGCAGCGCTACCTTCTCACCGTATGTGCAACATTATCTTATCTGTCTATCTGGTCCTTATTAGGAAGTATCGCCCTATAGTCCAATGGGATCCTCTGCGAGAAGACGAGAAGTTCTTCCAACAGTCAGCTAATCTAAattccatatttttctacGTACAGATTCAAGCCCATCGCCCATTCTTGATTAAAAAATCGAAGCTATCACTCACATCGGTCATCATGTGCACGAACGCTGCTAGATCATGTTCTGGGATACAGGAAGCTGCGATGGCGAGGGATTGTCGCGTACTTCCTCATACAACGGTAAGTTTATCTCTGGCTCGACACAAGATCATTTCTGATGTTTATTTAGTATATAGCATTTACCGCGGGGATAGTATCTGTTCTTTGCCTATGGAGCAGTCGTTGCCCAGGTTACGTTGGTGATCCACAGaaagaatcagaaaatcTTCTTAGATGTGTCAGTGTCCTCAAGAAATGCGAAAAACTGTATGACCTCTTCTTATCTCTCTTCCAGCATCAAGTTGCTGATGCATTTCAATTTCACGTAGGTGGCATAGTGCTGGCTCGTTTCGGTGATAACAATTGTTCCAAAATATGGTGTTTTGTAATTGAACTCAGTCTTCTAGTGATGTCCTGTGTGAAGCTGGCGCGCTTGATAGATCTGAAATTGATGGTCCTTCACCCGAAAATTCCAGCGGCACCATTCAGCTACCTGACCCGTTCAAAACCATATTCTCTCCGCCGTTACAAGATGATGCAACTTGGTCGAACAATTGGGACTACACTGGACTGTTCCTCGCAGAAATGGGACATCGTGAGCTACAGAGCTCCGAGATAAACCATCCTCAATTGGCACCGTCAGGACTAGGTCTGCCCAATAATTCTGATCCATCAGTGAGCAACACTCCTATAGAATGGAGCAGTAATACTGCGGGATATCCCGGCTATCCTCGGTGAGGGCGCGCTTGCTCTATTGTGATTGTTTTCCGTTATTTATCTTATGATTTAGCTATGAAGGCTGGGAGCAATACGCTCGTCACGTTTAACGTGGGTAACGATAGGTCGTCCCGCATGCGCGTCCCCGTGGTGTTTCCGTCATCCGTCTACGCATTTCCATTATATAAATACAACTAGTATTCACGATATCACAGAGTATATATGTTGTCGTCCTCTGTCGGTACAACAATGTACATACTGTGTATAGACGCGGATAGTAACCAGAGATCGTTCAATGTCCTTTAGCCGGGTATCCACTCATCCTCATTCTCAGTCAAATTTTCTGCAGCGCCTAAGAGGATGCGGCTGGCTCCGTGCATCCGAATGAAACACCCGTCTGAGAAGATACATCAATGCCTGCAATCCACATTGATTCGACATGCAACTTACGAAGTCGTTGTTGGTGCAGCAGGCCTGAATGCCATCGCTATCGGCACTGGAGACTGGTGAGTCGCAAGTAATAAGGAGGGGTTATGAATTAATGTATGTATTACCATGTGTCGTCGAGAGGGGAGCAGAGGACTATGTTGAAGGTGGATCGTCAGACATGGTAACTATTCCAAAAGTAAGAATCACTTACGTCCAATGTCACCGTCGTCGGAGGGGATGTCAACGCCAGCAAACTGCGGCAGCGCGCTCAGCTGAGCAATGCTGTCAGGTGTTCGCTGTGAAAAGAACGTGGTTAGTATGTGCACTAACCTAAATCACAGCCTGAGTAAATACCTCTTGAGTCGAGAAGCAGCAGAGAGCAGTTCCGGAATCGCATGAAATCTGGGCTGCAACGAGGGCGGGAAGAGCAAAAGCGAAAAGAGCGAAAGCGCGCATGATGTAGGTAGAGTAGAGGGCTAAAGGAGTAGACCTAGGAGATGTTCAATGCTTCAACGAGGTTGAAACAGCGAATCGTGGCGACATCCTGTCCTCCTGTTTTTATACAAACCGACACTAATTTTGGTAACAGCGTGAGCGTGAAGGTCGAGCCGCCCGGATCAGACGTCTTGTCGAATCTCGCAGCCGAATCAATTAATCATTAACGCCGGACAGCTTGTACCTGATCGCACATACATGTCCGGAATGTAGACGGTGATACATAGAAGCATGGTCGGATGCATTGCCTCTATGGACAGAACACAAGTGTCGATCTGTCAGCACAAATATACAGGAATCCTGAACGCTTTCGGCATACTGGTGAGATTGCAAGTACATAAAATGGGTGAGAATTAGGGTGCCCCAGTGAAAACAACTGTTGTTTGTAAAATGAACTTTtgaaggggaagaacaatCGATATTTGGCGTGAGTAAGACGAAATGTTTTGATACACAAGACAGCTGTAAGTATCATTGGCGAGACTGCGTGGGTAGAGCGTGAGAGGACTCGTTCTCAGGCGCAGATTATCTGTCACATCCAAATAACTTCCCCGTTGTCTTTCATGTGCTATTTCTGACTTCCAGATATTTCTGTATCTACGAGACAAGTTCAAAGAAATTATGGGGCTTCCCATCCTTCTCTCGCCTTGAAGGCGAAGATGCAGCAAGGAGGGACGTTATGTAGGAATATAGATACTATAACATAAAGCTGGGAGGTAAGGATGATCACTGAATGTATTAAGTGAATCATTGGTAGAAGAAGGTACTATTCTGTATTCTTTCTGTCGTATATGTCGAACTGCTGGCAGTCAACAATCCATCATTAAGTATATAATTGGTGGATATTTATTTTGAGAAATATCGAGGCACAAGCTCTGATAGAATTCCAATCCCATGTGTACCAATGATATTCGCTGTCCTGGAGGCAGCGAGGTCTGCCGAGGCTGGGAGAATCTAATTTTAGATATGTCCTAAAATAGATCTTTGTAAGAGACGTCGATTACGGGGAGGTCTGTGGAGCCAATCCTTCAGTTGAATCATATTTTTTTGAAGTATATTACAACATGAAGAATAATTTGAAgtcaaaaatttcttgcagCACTGCCGATATTAATCAGCGCTGACATTTAATGGCATGGACTCTTGTCTTTCGTTATATCAGGCAATCCTGTGTGATGAATCACTTGATAAATAAAGCCCAATTCTTTAATGAAATTACGCCGTATTACTACTTCCAATCATGTTCTCCAGAGAAAT from Psilocybe cubensis strain MGC-MH-2018 chromosome 7, whole genome shotgun sequence encodes:
- a CDS encoding Putative transcriptional regulatory protein (Putative transcriptional regulatory protein YJL206C); the encoded protein is MAAKQAATMRSLVTGQPDTGLDPKHYMRSQFWSMNPWEHAYITSSESTYVYPEPDLLLELVTVYFEKTNALIPIVHEPSFMKGLLSGKHHVDPSFGQIVLLVCANGARYSTDPRACYAPESQHSSMSNGWQFFRQVPLHRRQMFYTTTVYDLQYYAVSNPLIRVDLKLMMIQLAAIFVNGSALCSVSSNIVGIGLRYAIEIGAHRRNGQTQPSFENEHSKRAFWVLFCLDALLNSFYGRPAGISHDSFDLEYPVECDDEYWDHEDPQKRFRQPPGKPCSMSNFIHLIKLCEILSFSSRTLYSTKKSKLVSGYFGEDWEMRMVAELDSSLNKWRAALPSHLQWDPLREDEKFFQQSANLNSIFFYVQIQAHRPFLIKKSKLSLTSVIMCTNAARSCSGIQEAAMARDCRVLPHTTYIAFTAGIVSVLCLWSSRCPGYVGDPQKESENLLRCVSVLKKCEKLWHSAGSFRDVLCEAGALDRSEIDGPSPENSSGTIQLPDPFKTIFSPPLQDDATWSNNWDYTGLFLAEMGHRELQSSEINHPQLAPSGLGLPNNSDPSVSNTPIEWSSNTAGYPGYPRYEGWEQYARHV